Proteins from a genomic interval of Diprion similis isolate iyDipSimi1 chromosome 10, iyDipSimi1.1, whole genome shotgun sequence:
- the LOC124411090 gene encoding 60S ribosomal protein L18 translates to MGIDINHKHDRKVRRTEPKSQDVYLRLLVKLYRFLARRTTSKFNKIILKRLFMSKINRPPISLARIVRFMKKEGRANRIAVIVGTVTDDARILEVPKLTVCALRVTAKARGRILKAGGELITFDQLALRSPTGKNTVLMQGRRNAREAVKHFGPAPGVPHSHTKPLVRSKGRKFERARGRRRSCGYKK, encoded by the exons ATG GGTATCGACATCAACCATAAACATGACCGTAAGGTTCGGCGAACCGAGCCCAAGTCGCAGGACGTGTATCTCAGGCTTCTCGTCAAG TTGTACCGCTTCTTAGCCAGACGTACTACTTCCAAATTCAACAAGATTATCTTGAAGCGCTTGTTTATGAGCAAAATCAATCGCCCGCCAATTTCTTTGGCTCGCATTGTCCGGTTCATGAAGAAGGAAGGTCGTGCTAACCGAATCGCAGTCATTGTTGGAACTGTCACTGATGATGCCAGAATTTTGGAAGTACCCAAGTTGACg GTATGCGCACTCCGTGTAACTGCAAAAGCGCGAGGACGTATCTTGAAGGCTGGCGGAGAGTTGATAACTTTTGATCAACTGGCCCTACGTTCACCGACTGGAAAGAACACAGTTTTGATGCAGGGACGCAGGAATGCGCGTGAAGCAGTCAAACACTTCGGGCCAGCACCCGGAGTGCCACATTCTCACACTAAGCCACTTGTACGCTCAAAGGGACGTAAGTTTGAACGTGCCAGGGGACGCAGGCGTAGCTGCGGTTACAAGAAGTAA
- the LOC124411758 gene encoding uncharacterized protein LOC124411758 → MNIKNRRMLPSSGREKTERFISEKIGRIQERKNTAEKMRDEVKMDANRLIAEVYKRPALWNQRHISYHNREVTNRVWMEIATIFKLPQPVLKAKWKGLRDTFRAELKKEQVYRKSKYHRNRPVWIHYKNLQFLKEQMLPRPPIWERNRRENVEETDTSENENLLQEDTQEALSEHVMSIDGNDSGKVDSVNQVEVKQEPEENFENLEFQSVSENFGDNEMMLQNISPEQVLMAGSDSNISLTVDPLEASRCDDNYYFLMSLLPHIRTLPAEKRMWLRIQMQELVYKEVYKKSNADGAELTKSS, encoded by the exons ATGAATATCAAGAACCGTCGAATGCTTCCGAGTTcgggaagagaaaaaacggaGCGATTTATATCGGAAAAAATAGGCCGAATACAAGAACGGAAAAATACGGCAGAAAAAATGAGGGACGAAGTGAAAATGGACGCGAATCGCTTGATAGCTGAAGTTTACAAGAGACCGGCCCTCTGGAACCAAAGACACATTTCCTACCATAACCGCGAAGTAACTAACCGCGTTTGGATGGAAATTGCCACGATTTTTAAGCTTCCAC AACCAGTTCTTAAGGCGAAATGGAAGGGACTGAGAGACACTTTCCGAGCAGAATTGAAGAAGGAACAAGTGTACCGAAAGAGTAAATACCATAGAAATCGACCGGTGTGGATACATTATAAGAATCTTCAATTTCTGAAGGAACAAATGTTACCACGACCGCCGATTTGGGAAAGAAATAGGCGCGAAAACGTTGAGGAAACCGATACGAGTGAGAATGAAAATCTGTTGCAAGAGGACACTCAGGAGGCACTCTCCGAACACGTCATGTCAATAGACGGAAACGACTCTGGTAAAGTGGATTCTGTAAACCAAGTCGAGGTCAAGCAAGAACCAgaagagaattttgaaaaccttGAGTTTCAAAGTGTCTCAGAAAATTTCGGTGACAACGAAATGATGCTCCAAAATATTTCTCCTGAACAAGTTCTAATGGCTGGATCAGATTCGAATATCAGTTTGACCGTTGATCCTTTAGAAGCAAGTCGATGTGACgataattactattttttaatgAGTCTACTTCCCCACATTCGAACTCTACCCGCGGAAAAAAGAATGTGGCTGCGAATTCAGATGCAAGAATTGGTGTATAAAgaggtttataaaaaaagcaaTGCCGATGGAGCGGAATTGACGAAAAGTTCGTGa
- the LOC124411756 gene encoding sphingosine kinase 2-like isoform X2, which yields MEGDGEAIRADPVLEETFYITSKKNTFYRVKLTEKGLSLQKESNGSTKTETIALSDIIGCRCMRSKKRNAGSCVCHPGASRTQLKVVESSENFQPYDELDMSAYLYIYSYPMKKPRVKGARRRERSTLTLRFRSFDKYEDNLREASRWRLAIKCLIARVPVPKSLLSPTDANLELLLSACPGEDRKLLVLLNPKSGPGRARETFQRRVHPILSEAERSYDIHITKYPNYARDFVRSKDIYQWSGLLMVGGDGIIFEVVNGLFERPDWEKAVKQLPLGIIPCGSGNGLAKSIAHATQEPFDLNPMLISTLSVVKCKKTPMDLVRVETRNQIMFSFLSVGWGLMSDIDIESEKLRAIGGQRFTIWSLARIIGLRTYKGKVSYLPYDKPILKENGTTGNGFQKDRQPDIGTISHSKSYGDQLDRYSTICESRSYHDAIDGDQMADTQERINGLDANVDEVMTESLALETENHRRRLDSFYSVTSKKSTYYSTGGLSSYQSFSESQSAELGRGESENRIMYGPASTLPALTAALPPTWTQVEGNFIETGIIHRAHRAYVCATGQKNIGG from the exons ATGGAAGGGGATGGCGAGGCGATCCGGGCAGATCCGGTGCTCGAGGAAACCTTTTACATAACTTCTAAGAAAAACACGTTTTACCGAGTCAAGCTCACGGAGAAGGGTCTCAGCCTCCAAAAGGAGAGCAACGGATCGACTAAGACCGAAACCATCGCGTTGAGCGATATTATCGGGTGCAGATGCATGCGGTCGAAGAAGCGGAACGCCGGATCTTGTGTCTGTCACCCGGGCGCCTCTCGCACCCAACTGAAGGTCGTTGAATCGAGCGAAAACTTCCAGCCCTACGACGAGCTCGACATGTCCGCCTACCTCTACATCTACTCTTACCCGATGAAAAAACCCCGCGTCAAGGGTGCCAGAAGGCGCGAAAGAAGCACTCTTACCCTCAGGTTTCGCAGCTTCGACAAGTACGAGGACAATCTAAGGGAAGCCAGCAGGTGGCGACTCGCCATCAAGTGCCTCATCGCCAGGGTACCCGTTCCCAAATCGCTCCTCAGCCCTACCGACGCTAATTTGGAACTCCTTCTCAGTG CGTGCCCAGGAGAAGACCGAAAGCTGTTGGTGCTACTGAATCCGAAATCGGGACCAGGCAGGGCGAGAGAAACGTTCCAACGGAGAGTTCATCCGATTTTGTCGGAGGCCGAGAGATCGTACGACATCCATATCACGAAGTACCCAAATTACGCCAGGGACTTTGTCAGGTCGAAGGATATCTACCAATGGAGTGGCTTGCTGATGGTCGGTGGCGATGGTAtcattttcgaagtcgtcaaTGGACTCTTCGAAAGGCCGGACTGGGAGAAAGCCGTGAAGCAGTTACCTCTCGGCATCATCCCTTGCGGATCCGGAAATGGCCTCGCCAAGTCCATCGCACATGCTACACA agaGCCGTTTGACCTGAATCCAATGCTTATCAGCACTCTATCAGTCGTTAAGTGTAAAAAAACACCTATGGACTTGGTGCGAGTGGAGACGAGGAATCAG ATAATGTTCTCGTTCCTCTCCGTCGGCTGGGGTTTGATGTCCGACATTGACATCGAGAGCGAAAAACTTCGTGCTATCGGTGGTCAAAGGTTTACCATTTGGAGCCTGGCACGAATAATCGGGCTCAGAACGTACAAAGGCAAAGTGTCTTATCTGCCGTACGACAAACCGATTCTAAAAGAGAACGGCACTACCGGCAACGGATTCCAGAAGGATCGGCAACCCGACATCGGCACGATTTCTCATTCAAAAAGCTACGGGGATCAACTAGACCG GTACTCGACTATCTGCGAATCCAGGAGTTACCACGACGCGATCGACGGTGATCAGATGGCCGATACTCAGGAGAGGATAAACGGTTTGGACGCCAATGTCGACGAAGTTATGACCGAGAGCCTCGCTCTGGAAACTGAAAATCACAGAAGGAGGCTCGACAGCTTCTACTCGGTTACTTCGAAAAAGTCTACATACTACAGTACTGGAGGTCTCTCCAGTTATCAAAGTTTCTCTGAATCGCAAAGCGCCGAACTAG GTAGGGGTGAAAGTGAGAATCGAATTATGTATGGCCCAGCATCCACGTTGCCAGCATTGACTGCAGCGCTTCCTCCAACGTGGACTCAAGTCGAAG GGAATTTCATAGAAACGGGAATAATACATCGAGCGCATCGAGCGTACGTATGCGCAACGGGTCAGAAGAATATAGGAGGATAG
- the LOC124411756 gene encoding sphingosine kinase 1-like isoform X1, whose protein sequence is MEGDGEAIRADPVLEETFYITSKKNTFYRVKLTEKGLSLQKESNGSTKTETIALSDIIGCRCMRSKKRNAGSCVCHPGASRTQLKVVESSENFQPYDELDMSAYLYIYSYPMKKPRVKGARRRERSTLTLRFRSFDKYEDNLREASRWRLAIKCLIARVPVPKSLLSPTDANLELLLSACPGEDRKLLVLLNPKSGPGRARETFQRRVHPILSEAERSYDIHITKYPNYARDFVRSKDIYQWSGLLMVGGDGIIFEVVNGLFERPDWEKAVKQLPLGIIPCGSGNGLAKSIAHATQEPFDLNPMLISTLSVVKCKKTPMDLVRVETRNQIMFSFLSVGWGLMSDIDIESEKLRAIGGQRFTIWSLARIIGLRTYKGKVSYLPYDKPILKENGTTGNGFQKDRQPDIGTISHSKSYGDQLDRYSTICESRSYHDAIDGDQMADTQERINGLDANVDEVMTESLALETENHRRRLDSFYSVTSKKSTYYSTGGLSSYQSFSESQSAELGRGESENRIMYGPASTLPALTAALPPTWTQVEGDFIMVHASYQTHLGQDFLFAPRAKLADGVIWLLIIRAGITRAHLLQFLLGLSNGSHLNCPGVEMIPVKAFRIEPAEGMVGYLTVDGEAVDYGPLQAEVFPSLANVMST, encoded by the exons ATGGAAGGGGATGGCGAGGCGATCCGGGCAGATCCGGTGCTCGAGGAAACCTTTTACATAACTTCTAAGAAAAACACGTTTTACCGAGTCAAGCTCACGGAGAAGGGTCTCAGCCTCCAAAAGGAGAGCAACGGATCGACTAAGACCGAAACCATCGCGTTGAGCGATATTATCGGGTGCAGATGCATGCGGTCGAAGAAGCGGAACGCCGGATCTTGTGTCTGTCACCCGGGCGCCTCTCGCACCCAACTGAAGGTCGTTGAATCGAGCGAAAACTTCCAGCCCTACGACGAGCTCGACATGTCCGCCTACCTCTACATCTACTCTTACCCGATGAAAAAACCCCGCGTCAAGGGTGCCAGAAGGCGCGAAAGAAGCACTCTTACCCTCAGGTTTCGCAGCTTCGACAAGTACGAGGACAATCTAAGGGAAGCCAGCAGGTGGCGACTCGCCATCAAGTGCCTCATCGCCAGGGTACCCGTTCCCAAATCGCTCCTCAGCCCTACCGACGCTAATTTGGAACTCCTTCTCAGTG CGTGCCCAGGAGAAGACCGAAAGCTGTTGGTGCTACTGAATCCGAAATCGGGACCAGGCAGGGCGAGAGAAACGTTCCAACGGAGAGTTCATCCGATTTTGTCGGAGGCCGAGAGATCGTACGACATCCATATCACGAAGTACCCAAATTACGCCAGGGACTTTGTCAGGTCGAAGGATATCTACCAATGGAGTGGCTTGCTGATGGTCGGTGGCGATGGTAtcattttcgaagtcgtcaaTGGACTCTTCGAAAGGCCGGACTGGGAGAAAGCCGTGAAGCAGTTACCTCTCGGCATCATCCCTTGCGGATCCGGAAATGGCCTCGCCAAGTCCATCGCACATGCTACACA agaGCCGTTTGACCTGAATCCAATGCTTATCAGCACTCTATCAGTCGTTAAGTGTAAAAAAACACCTATGGACTTGGTGCGAGTGGAGACGAGGAATCAG ATAATGTTCTCGTTCCTCTCCGTCGGCTGGGGTTTGATGTCCGACATTGACATCGAGAGCGAAAAACTTCGTGCTATCGGTGGTCAAAGGTTTACCATTTGGAGCCTGGCACGAATAATCGGGCTCAGAACGTACAAAGGCAAAGTGTCTTATCTGCCGTACGACAAACCGATTCTAAAAGAGAACGGCACTACCGGCAACGGATTCCAGAAGGATCGGCAACCCGACATCGGCACGATTTCTCATTCAAAAAGCTACGGGGATCAACTAGACCG GTACTCGACTATCTGCGAATCCAGGAGTTACCACGACGCGATCGACGGTGATCAGATGGCCGATACTCAGGAGAGGATAAACGGTTTGGACGCCAATGTCGACGAAGTTATGACCGAGAGCCTCGCTCTGGAAACTGAAAATCACAGAAGGAGGCTCGACAGCTTCTACTCGGTTACTTCGAAAAAGTCTACATACTACAGTACTGGAGGTCTCTCCAGTTATCAAAGTTTCTCTGAATCGCAAAGCGCCGAACTAG GTAGGGGTGAAAGTGAGAATCGAATTATGTATGGCCCAGCATCCACGTTGCCAGCATTGACTGCAGCGCTTCCTCCAACGTGGACTCAAGTCGAAG GTGATTTTATAATGGTCCATGCCTCCTATCAGACGCATCTTGGACAGGATTTCCTCTTTGCGCCTCGTGCTAAATTGGCTGATGGTGTAATTTGGCTGCTTATTATTAGAGCGGGTATCACCAGGGCACATCTTCTGCAG TTTCTATTAGGTCTAAGCAACGGTTCCCACCTCAACTGCCCTGGGGTTGAAATGATTCCTGTAAAAGCATTCCGAATAGAACCAGCCGAAGGTATGGTCGGCTACTTGACGGTCGATGGGGAGGCCGTAGATTATGGACCGCTTCAAGCCGAAGTATTTCCATCCTTAGCGAACGTTATGAGCACttga
- the LOC124411761 gene encoding respirasome Complex Assembly Factor 1, producing MSRTKSDKNGNTAKTELSVWTRAITANSEWPDKEEFLDVIYWSRQAIGIIVGIGWGLIPLKGFIALLLFFLVNAGVMYVYFSNFQQVDEEEYGGPWELTKEGFVTSFAGFLVTWIIIYSGLHFD from the exons ATGTCACGAACAAAGTCGGACAAAAATGGAAACACGGCAAAGACAGAACTGAGCGTTTGGACACGAGCGATTACTGCCAACTCGGAGTGGCCTGACAAG gAAGAATTCCTCGATGTAATATACTGGTCAAGACAAGCAATAGGAATTATTGTCGGCATTGGATGGGGATTAATTCCGCTAAAAGGATTTATAGCCTTATTATT attcttctTAGTTAATGCTGGTGTAATGTATGTGTACTTTAGTAATTTTCAACAAGTTGATGAAGAAGAATATGGCGGACCTTGGGAATTGACCAAAGAAGGATTCGTGACATCGTTTGCTGGTTTTTTG GTAACTTGGATAATCATATATTCCGGTCTTCACTTTGACTGA
- the LOC124411757 gene encoding ankyrin repeat domain-containing protein 54-like isoform X1: MTSVDSGVETGNDSNDSSVTHENNVAANFNPPQGSNAGNNNAGSHFPNVEVGPSRPLGLPIASICPGLTSNADGQGTSVPSTSGPLVLHANAEPTKVLEFRIPPMYIEPLYGANGQLLNTTMEILKTNMLWSPQRAGSTYHRKMKLHAMQRKSKFRMKTWQEFQGPLDERKMRLAAATNNVELMRRLLTSGVYPNNHDEQGRSPLHLASSSDICFLAISRGYTDIVRLLLEHGADPNQRDCLGNTPLHLAAVTSKIAVVTLLLKAGTDVLSSDQHGHNPLQLAQTKLRLLQSCKGSDMTRIKEEVHNVVGMLLAYLQRQKDAREQVEALSSFCSRLSLSNTSDEIQGDVRDLLANIDSLSLAS, from the exons ATGACTTCTGTCGACTCCGGGGTTGAGACTGGTAACGATTCGAACGACAGCTCCGTCACCCACGAGAACAACGTCGCCGCGAATTTCAATCCTCCCCAGGGATCAAATGCTGGTAACAATAACGCGGGCAGTCATTTTCCCAATGTTGAAGTTGGACCTTCTCGTCCTCTGGGATTACCCATTGCTTCGATTTGCCCCGGCTTGACCAGCAATGCTGATGGTCAAGGTACTTCGGTACCTAGTACCTCCGGACCTTTGGTATTGCACGCCAATGCCGAGCCTACGAAG GTTTTAGAGTTCCGCATACCACCGATGTACATAGAGCCACTTTACGGAGCGAATGGTCAACTGCTCAATACAACGATGGAGATTTTAAAAACAA ATATGCTTTGGTCTCCGCAACGGGCAGGATCAACATAccatagaaaaatgaaactgcATGCCATGCAGCGCAAATCAAAGTTCAGGATGAAAACCTGGCAGGAGTTTCAAGGGCCTCTggacgaaagaaaaatgagacTGGCAGCTGCAACAAACAACGTTGAATTGATGAGACGACTGCTAACAAGTGGTGTCTATCCCAATAATCACGACGAACAGGGGAGATCTCCTCTCCACTTGGCATCATCCAG CGatatttgttttctcgcaATTTCAAGGGGTTACACGGACATAGTGCGTCTATTGTTGGAACACGGTGCAGATCCGAATCAACGTGACTGTCTGGGAAACACGCCTCTTCACTTGGCTGCGGTGACAAGTAAAATAGCAGTGGTAACGCTTTTGCTGAAAGCAGGAACGGACGTTCTCTCGTCCGATCAGCACGGACACAACCCTCTTCAATTGGCACAGACGAAATTGAGATTATTGCAAAGTTGCAAGGGTTCGGACATGACACGGATCAAAGAAGAGGTGCACAATGTGGTTGGCATGCTGCTCGCATATTTGCAGAGACAAAAAGATGCCAGAGAACAGGTCGAGGCTCTCAGCTCGTTCTGCTCCCGACTATCTCTGTCCAATACTTCGGATGAAATTCAAGGGGATGTCAGGGATTTATTGGCTAACATAGATTCTCTCAGTCTTGCAAGTTAG
- the LOC124411757 gene encoding ankyrin repeat domain-containing protein 54-like isoform X2 has translation MTSVDSGVETGNDSNDSSVTHENNVAANFNPPQGSNAGNNNAGSHFPNVEVGPSRPLGLPIASICPGLTSNADGQGTSVPSTSGPLVLHANAEPTKVLEFRIPPMYIEPLYGANGQLLNTTMEILKTNMLWSPQRAGSTYHRKMKLHAMQRKSKFRMKTWQEFQGPLDERKMRLAAATNNVELMRRLLTSGVYPNNHDEQGRSPLHLASSRGYTDIVRLLLEHGADPNQRDCLGNTPLHLAAVTSKIAVVTLLLKAGTDVLSSDQHGHNPLQLAQTKLRLLQSCKGSDMTRIKEEVHNVVGMLLAYLQRQKDAREQVEALSSFCSRLSLSNTSDEIQGDVRDLLANIDSLSLAS, from the exons ATGACTTCTGTCGACTCCGGGGTTGAGACTGGTAACGATTCGAACGACAGCTCCGTCACCCACGAGAACAACGTCGCCGCGAATTTCAATCCTCCCCAGGGATCAAATGCTGGTAACAATAACGCGGGCAGTCATTTTCCCAATGTTGAAGTTGGACCTTCTCGTCCTCTGGGATTACCCATTGCTTCGATTTGCCCCGGCTTGACCAGCAATGCTGATGGTCAAGGTACTTCGGTACCTAGTACCTCCGGACCTTTGGTATTGCACGCCAATGCCGAGCCTACGAAG GTTTTAGAGTTCCGCATACCACCGATGTACATAGAGCCACTTTACGGAGCGAATGGTCAACTGCTCAATACAACGATGGAGATTTTAAAAACAA ATATGCTTTGGTCTCCGCAACGGGCAGGATCAACATAccatagaaaaatgaaactgcATGCCATGCAGCGCAAATCAAAGTTCAGGATGAAAACCTGGCAGGAGTTTCAAGGGCCTCTggacgaaagaaaaatgagacTGGCAGCTGCAACAAACAACGTTGAATTGATGAGACGACTGCTAACAAGTGGTGTCTATCCCAATAATCACGACGAACAGGGGAGATCTCCTCTCCACTTGGCATCATCCAG GGGTTACACGGACATAGTGCGTCTATTGTTGGAACACGGTGCAGATCCGAATCAACGTGACTGTCTGGGAAACACGCCTCTTCACTTGGCTGCGGTGACAAGTAAAATAGCAGTGGTAACGCTTTTGCTGAAAGCAGGAACGGACGTTCTCTCGTCCGATCAGCACGGACACAACCCTCTTCAATTGGCACAGACGAAATTGAGATTATTGCAAAGTTGCAAGGGTTCGGACATGACACGGATCAAAGAAGAGGTGCACAATGTGGTTGGCATGCTGCTCGCATATTTGCAGAGACAAAAAGATGCCAGAGAACAGGTCGAGGCTCTCAGCTCGTTCTGCTCCCGACTATCTCTGTCCAATACTTCGGATGAAATTCAAGGGGATGTCAGGGATTTATTGGCTAACATAGATTCTCTCAGTCTTGCAAGTTAG
- the LOC124411759 gene encoding EKC/KEOPS complex subunit Tp53rk isoform X2 translates to MGPNTIEIKGFEIVKQGAEARLFKGTYLGRPALIKERFVKKYRHPDLDTLLTKDRTKGEARAIVRAKAAGVKTPALFLVDFDRRRIYMEYINDAITLKDYIDTNISDKENVGCLITYVAEQVGSAVARLHSKNIIHGDLTTSNMLLKNYPVSQRERTGEKDKKNNVEGEIILIDFGLAHVESTAEDKAVDLYVLERALLSAHSEVPSLFPEMLQFYQKFCTSKDKRDVIAKYKEVQARGRKRLMIG, encoded by the exons ATGGGTCCAAATACGATAGAAATAAAaggatttgaaattgttaaacaAGGCGCTGAAGCCCGACTATTTAAAGGAACGTATCTTGGCCGACCAGCCCTAATTAAAGaaagatttgttaaaaaatacagACATCCTGATCTAGACACGCTCCTGACCAAAGATAGAACCAAGGGCGAAGCACGCGCGATTGTTCGTGCCAAGGCAGCCG GTGTAAAAACACCAGCATTATTCTTAGTCGATTTTGATCGGCGTCGTATATATATGGAGTATATCAATGACGCAATCACGTTAAAAGATTACATAGACACTAATATCTCTGACAAAGAAAATGTGGGTTGTTTGATAACTTACGTTGCGGAGCAAGTTGGATCTGCTGTTGCCAGATTACATTCAAAAAACATAATTCACGGGGACCTCACGACCTCAAATATGCTTCTGAAAAATTATCCCGTGTCGCAAAGAGAACGTACGGGTgaaaaagacaagaaaaataatgtcgAAG GAGAGATTATCCTGATAGATTTCGGACTAGCTCATGTCGAATCTACAGCCGAAGACAAAGCCGTGGATCTGTACGTGCTGGAGAGAGCCTTGCTTAGCGCGCATTCAGAGGTGCCAAGTTTGTTTCCTGAAATGTTgcaattttaccaaaaattctgCACGTCAAAGGACAAACGCGACGTTATTGCAAAATACAAGGAAGTTCAGGCACGCGGTCGAAAGCGTCTTATGATTGGATGA
- the LOC124411759 gene encoding EKC/KEOPS complex subunit Tp53rk isoform X1, with protein sequence MRNMGPNTIEIKGFEIVKQGAEARLFKGTYLGRPALIKERFVKKYRHPDLDTLLTKDRTKGEARAIVRAKAAGVKTPALFLVDFDRRRIYMEYINDAITLKDYIDTNISDKENVGCLITYVAEQVGSAVARLHSKNIIHGDLTTSNMLLKNYPVSQRERTGEKDKKNNVEGEIILIDFGLAHVESTAEDKAVDLYVLERALLSAHSEVPSLFPEMLQFYQKFCTSKDKRDVIAKYKEVQARGRKRLMIG encoded by the exons ATGAG aaACATGGGTCCAAATACGATAGAAATAAAaggatttgaaattgttaaacaAGGCGCTGAAGCCCGACTATTTAAAGGAACGTATCTTGGCCGACCAGCCCTAATTAAAGaaagatttgttaaaaaatacagACATCCTGATCTAGACACGCTCCTGACCAAAGATAGAACCAAGGGCGAAGCACGCGCGATTGTTCGTGCCAAGGCAGCCG GTGTAAAAACACCAGCATTATTCTTAGTCGATTTTGATCGGCGTCGTATATATATGGAGTATATCAATGACGCAATCACGTTAAAAGATTACATAGACACTAATATCTCTGACAAAGAAAATGTGGGTTGTTTGATAACTTACGTTGCGGAGCAAGTTGGATCTGCTGTTGCCAGATTACATTCAAAAAACATAATTCACGGGGACCTCACGACCTCAAATATGCTTCTGAAAAATTATCCCGTGTCGCAAAGAGAACGTACGGGTgaaaaagacaagaaaaataatgtcgAAG GAGAGATTATCCTGATAGATTTCGGACTAGCTCATGTCGAATCTACAGCCGAAGACAAAGCCGTGGATCTGTACGTGCTGGAGAGAGCCTTGCTTAGCGCGCATTCAGAGGTGCCAAGTTTGTTTCCTGAAATGTTgcaattttaccaaaaattctgCACGTCAAAGGACAAACGCGACGTTATTGCAAAATACAAGGAAGTTCAGGCACGCGGTCGAAAGCGTCTTATGATTGGATGA